The Verrucomicrobiota bacterium DNA window ATGGCCGCCTTGTGCGCCAGCACCGTGGCTTTATCCGTGCCGTGCACCACGCCCATGATATTCACACCGCGAAACTCCGGCCCGGCAGGCCGCCAGTAGGCGTGAGTCATGATATGGTGGCGGCCCACTTCCTGGCCGGCTTCGACCTCTTGTCCCGGAGCAACCGCCCAATGAAACAGGGCGTTAAACCGCGTCACCCGTTCGCCGTCCGTCAGCGGTTTGACGTGTTCCAGAAAGGTGGAAAACCGGCCGATGATTTTCCGATGATTCAAGTTTTCCGCCACCTGATAAAAGGTAGCCAGGGAAACCCCAGCCTCCTGGGCACGGCCAAGCCAGTGATCCAACACTACTTCCTGCGGCAGGAGTTCGCGTTTGAGGGCGACGAGGACTTTCCATTCCAAATCACTCAGGCGGGCAACGGAAACATCAGCCGGTTCGGCGGGCACGTCGGCCCGGCTGCCCAGTTCCAGCGTGCGCCGGCGCACATGGCCTACCCCCAACACAAATACTTTGCGGGCCGGCAGCAGGCAATATCGCAACGCGCCGGAACGGGACTTCAAATAGTCGGCATGTTTGCCAAGGGAATAGCCTTGCGGCACCTTGAGCGTCGTCCATAACTTGAAGTGCGCGCCCGCCGCCGCCGGATCGGTGGACCGCAACACGACATGACCGGAAAAGGGATCTTGCTGGAACATGAATTCAAAGGCAGCTTCCAAGCGAGCCTCGGGAACCTCCCACGCCACCAACGCCCCTTGGGCAAGATTGGTCGCCAACAGGGTTTGGCGCACCCGGCGAATGGTTCCGGCTTGCAGCATGGCACGGATTCGCTGCAATACCACCGTCACCCCCACCCCGGATTCCCGGGCAATCTGGTTCCACGGGTCCCGCTGGAACCCTTTCACCCGATCCTCACTGACCGCCAAAATGCGGGCGTTGATGGGATCACTCACCGCTACCGGCACATCGCTCATCATGTGCGGAAGAATAGCACGGTTTGGTGCTGGTGCGACCGGGAAACACGAGGCGGCGCGGTTGCAGCCAATTAAATCCGAAATCCAAGGACCGAAAATCGAAAGAACTCCGAACGCCGAATCCCGAAAACGGCAAACGCGCGCAGGCATAAAAATGGCAGGTAAACAATGCGGGCAGCAACTTGCCCAAAAAAGGTGGGCGGCAGGTAAAAAAGAAAACCGGCTTCCGTTGACCACGGAAGCCGGTTTTGATGATTCCGATAAAATCGGCGTCTTAGATTTTCTTGGGCAGCTTGGTCCAAGCGCCCTTCTTGGCGGAACTCTTGACACACGTCTCAATGAACGCGATGCCCATCCAGCCATCTTCCACGTTGGCGTACTTGCTGCCGTCCGTGCTGAACTTCTCGCCCGCCTTCCATTTACGCACATCGGCTTCAAAGCAGCGATGCAGGCGCGCGAACGCGTCGTGGAACGCCTCGGGATGTCCCGCCGGGATGGTGGGTTCCGCCATGAGATCGGCCGGCAGTTCCTTGGGCAGGAAACCGTCGCCCGCAGTCACCGCCCCGCGCCAATAGACCCGGTCAGGCTGATTGGCAAGGTGGATCGTGATGCTCTCGGGTTCCTCTTGGCGCCAGCGCAAAGTGCCCTTGGTGCCAGCCACCACAATGCCGAGATCGTTCTTGTGGCCGATGCAAATCTGCGAGGCACGCACGAGGGCCTTGCCGCCATTGCTCAGCTTGCCGTAGATGGTAAAATGATCATCCAACATGCGGCCCTGCACGAAGGTCTCGAGCTGCGCGGAAACCTCGGTGACATCCAGGCCGGTGACATAGCGGAGTTGCATGAGGGCGTGGGTGCCGATGTCGCCGCCGCAACCGGAGCCGCCAGCGCGCTTGGGATCCACGCGCCACGACGCCTGCTGCTGGCCAGTGGCTTCGAGTTTGGTGGCGAGCCAGCCCTGGATGTAGTAGCTATCCACCCAGCGGACGTCACCCAGCAAGCCACTCTGCACGATGTAGCGGCTAAAACGGCTGGTCCAGTGGCCCAAATAGGTATGCGCCACTCCGAACGGCACGTTCAGCTTGCGCGAGGTCTTCACCAGGTCGTTGGCTTCCTTCAGGTTCAGGCACAGCGGCTTTTCGCAAAACACCGCAATGCCCGCCTTCATCGCCTTCATGGCCGGATCGTAATGCACAAAATTGGGCGTCACGATCAGGATGTAGTCTAGCTTCTGATCTTCCGGCAGGCTGGCGTTGGCCGCGATCATCTCATCATAGGAACCATAACCCTTGATCGGGTACGGCCACTTTTCCGCTTCTTCCATCGCGATCTTGGGATCGGGGAACAACGCGCCCGCGACGACGCGGCGGGTGCCGTCAAAATGGATTGCTTTTTGGTGCGGATGCACGATGAACGCGCCTTTGCCGCCACCGACCAAACCGACATTAAGAACTTTTTGAGCCATAGTCTTTTATGTTTTCGCTGTTGCTATGTTATCATTTATTTTCCCTTGAGGAAACCCATTTGCAGGATTTCACCCTCAAGGACCACTGGGTATTGCGCGGCCAGCATAAAGGCTGGCCGCATGGTTTCAAGACATTTGTGGCGAATTTGCCAAGGATTCTGAAACGACGCACCGGGGTGGCCATAGTGCCGGTTAAATTGGCAAACTCCGCCAGCCGATGCAGGCAAGGTAAACTTATTTGGGCCGCGCCCATTCGATCATGATGTCTTTTTTGAGCGAGGCGGTTTTTTTCCCGGAAGCATCCAATAACTCAATCTCGAGGGTATCCACCCGAATCAAGTCCTGGGGAATACTCGCCGTTTCATCCACACCAACCTGGAGCACTTGCAGGCTGCGGCCGGCCGTCACCTCGGCGGGCGGGATGGCAAACCAGGAGGCCGTCACCAGTTTTCGGGAATCGTATATTTTAGCGGTCAGTTTACCCGCGCCACCCACCATGTTACAGCGCACCGCAATGGTGCCGTGAAACAAGTCGTTTTGCCGGAAATCTTCCAACTCGATGGTGCTGCTGGGAGCCACCGGGGCTTTGGCGGAAGAATCCGCTTCTGAATTACCTTTGGCGGTATCTGCCGCTGCTGCCCCCGGAGCCTTCCAGGTTAGGAGCATGGTGGCGGGATAAATGTTCTCCTGTTTGCCAGCACTCGCTTCCGACAGATAGACATAGACCTTATCGGTCGTGACGGCGCGAACCTCTGGATTGTCTGGATGGAATTTCACCGGAAAGAGGGCGAAATTGCGGCGGGATTTGGCAATTTGCACCGGGGTAGCCTGGAAGAAACGGCTGACCTCGGGCTCGCGCGCCCGGGTAACGTTGACTCCCAGCATGGGCGAGGTCATATCATCCTTGTACTCGTACTCAACGCCAATGGTCATCTGGCTGCGATCCAGACTGCGATTGACCACATCCACGTTGGTAACCTTGCTCTTCAAGTGGGTGGCCATGACCGGCCCGCTCGATGGTTGCGCCTCGGCCGCCTGATCCGCCCGCAAGCGGGCCATTTCTTTGGCCTTGGCGACGGCCTCGGCAGCGGCGCGCGCCTCGGCTTCGGCTTTCACCTTGGCTTCCGCAATGGCCCGGGCCTCGGCTTCCACTTTCGCCTTTTCTTCAGCCAGCCGTTTTTCTTCGGCCAGCCGTTTGACCTCTTCCTGGGCCTTGCGCTCCGCTTCCTCGCGAATTTTGGCTTTCGCGGACGCTTGCTCTGCCGCCAGTCGGCGTTCCTCAGCCAGGCGTTGGGCGGTTTCTTCAGCCAGGCGTTGGGCTTCCGCGCGTGCCTTGGCTTCCGCTTCGGCTTTTGCGCGCGCCAGTTCCCGCTGCCGCGTCTCTTCCTCGGCCTTCAATCGGGCCGCTTCCCGGACCTTGGCTTCCGCCACCGCCTGCTCTTCCGCCAGCCGTTTTTCCTCCGCCAACCGTTGGGCTGCCGCCTCCGCCTTGCGTTGGGCTTCCGCGCGGGCCTTGGCTTCCTCTTCGGCTTTCAACCGCGCCAGTTCCCGTTGCCGATCCTCTTCTTCGGCCTTTTTGCGCGCCTCGTCACGGGCCCTGGCTTCCGCCACCGCCTGCTCTTCTGCCAACCGCTTTTCCTCGGCCAAGCGTTTAGCCTCGGCCTCGGCCTTGCGTTGGGCGTCCGCGCGGGCTTTGGCTTCCTCCTCGGCCTTCAACCGCGCCAACTCTCGTTGTCGCTCTTCTTCTTCGGCCTTTTTGCGCGCCTCGTCGCGGGCCTTGGCTTCCGCCACGGCCTTTTCCTCCGCCAGCCGCTTTTCCTCGGCCAGGCGTTTGGCTTCGGCCTCCGCCTTGCGCTGTGCTTCCGCGCGGGCTTTAGCCTCTTCTTCAGCCTTCAGCCGCGCCAACTCACGTTGCCGATCCTCTTCCTCCGCCTTTTTGCGCGCCAGTTCCCGTGCCTTGGCTTCCGCCGCCGCCTGCTCATCCGCCAGCCGCTTCTCCTCGGCCAGGCGTTTGGCCTCGGCCTCGACTTTGCGTTGCGCTTCCGCGCGCACCTTGGCCTCCTCGGCTAAACGTTCACGCTCTTTGGCCACCGCCTCCGTGCGAGCCTGCTCTTCGGCCAGCCGCTTTTCCTCGGCCAGGCGTTTGGCTTCGGCCTCCGCCTTGCGCTGTGCTTCCGCGCGGGCTTTAGCCTCTTCTTCAGCCTTCAGCCGCGCCAACTCACGCTGCCGATCTGCTTCCTCGGCCTGCTTGCGCGCCTCTTCCCGTGCCTTGGCTTCTGCCACCACTTTTTCTTCCGCCAGCCGTTTTTCCTCAGCCAAGCGTTTGGCTTCAGCCTCTGCCTTGCGCTGCGCTTCCGCACGGGCCTTGGCCTCCTCTTCGGCTTGCAAGCGTGCCATTTCGCGCTGCCGATCCTCTTCCGCTGCCTTCAAACGCGCCGCCACCCGCGCCTTTTCTTCCGCCGCCGCCCTTTCTTCCGCCAGCCGTTTTTCCTCGGCCAGGCGTTTGGCGTCTGCTTCGGCCTTGCGTTGTGCTTCAGCACGCACCTTGGCCTCTTCCTCGGCCTTCATCCGCGCCAGCTCCCGCTGCCGCTCCTCTTCCACCGCTTTCAACCGCGCGTCTTCCCGTGCTTTGGCTTCCGCCACCGCTTTTTCTTCCGCCAGCCGTTTTTCCTCGGCCAGGCGTTTGGCGTCTGCTTCGGCCTTGCGTTGTGCTTCAGCACGCACCTTGGCCTCTTCCTCG harbors:
- a CDS encoding Lrp/AsnC family transcriptional regulator — protein: MMSDVPVAVSDPINARILAVSEDRVKGFQRDPWNQIARESGVGVTVVLQRIRAMLQAGTIRRVRQTLLATNLAQGALVAWEVPEARLEAAFEFMFQQDPFSGHVVLRSTDPAAAGAHFKLWTTLKVPQGYSLGKHADYLKSRSGALRYCLLPARKVFVLGVGHVRRRTLELGSRADVPAEPADVSVARLSDLEWKVLVALKRELLPQEVVLDHWLGRAQEAGVSLATFYQVAENLNHRKIIGRFSTFLEHVKPLTDGERVTRFNALFHWAVAPGQEVEAGQEVGRHHIMTHAYWRPAGPEFRGVNIMGVVHGTDKATVLAHKAAIDQHLKDAGISFSYTNVFWGGRSEIKPSEISPIAYRAWCQSIGLDPDTMLENNS
- a CDS encoding Gfo/Idh/MocA family oxidoreductase; the encoded protein is MAQKVLNVGLVGGGKGAFIVHPHQKAIHFDGTRRVVAGALFPDPKIAMEEAEKWPYPIKGYGSYDEMIAANASLPEDQKLDYILIVTPNFVHYDPAMKAMKAGIAVFCEKPLCLNLKEANDLVKTSRKLNVPFGVAHTYLGHWTSRFSRYIVQSGLLGDVRWVDSYYIQGWLATKLEATGQQQASWRVDPKRAGGSGCGGDIGTHALMQLRYVTGLDVTEVSAQLETFVQGRMLDDHFTIYGKLSNGGKALVRASQICIGHKNDLGIVVAGTKGTLRWRQEEPESITIHLANQPDRVYWRGAVTAGDGFLPKELPADLMAEPTIPAGHPEAFHDAFARLHRCFEADVRKWKAGEKFSTDGSKYANVEDGWMGIAFIETCVKSSAKKGAWTKLPKKI